A part of Candidatus Obscuribacterales bacterium genomic DNA contains:
- a CDS encoding Dps family protein, protein MQKVNIGLTGEQRQGVITLLNQGLADTYLLLVKTKKYHWDVVGPQFMTLHKLWKVHYEALTINADVIAERVRTLGGYPAGTMEGFLKICSLKEHDGDVPTTTGMVSYLLADHEHIVRNLREHIEQCSNTFKDGGTADFLTGLMVQHEEIAWTLRSFIEGEALESDGLKPQPKKAMVGV, encoded by the coding sequence ATGCAAAAAGTCAATATTGGGCTAACTGGCGAACAGCGCCAGGGTGTCATTACGTTGCTTAACCAAGGACTAGCAGATACTTACCTACTGCTGGTTAAAACGAAAAAATATCACTGGGATGTGGTAGGTCCGCAGTTTATGACGTTGCACAAGCTGTGGAAAGTCCACTATGAAGCGCTTACCATTAACGCCGATGTCATCGCTGAGCGGGTTAGAACTCTAGGTGGGTACCCCGCCGGCACGATGGAAGGCTTCTTAAAGATTTGCTCGCTCAAAGAGCATGATGGTGACGTACCCACTACCACGGGCATGGTGTCTTACCTACTTGCCGACCACGAGCACATTGTACGCAACCTCCGGGAGCATATTGAGCAGTGTAGCAATACCTTCAAAGATGGCGGCACCGCCGACTTTCTTACTGGGCTGATGGTGCAGCATGAAGAAATTGCCTGGACACTGCGCTCGTTTATTGAGGGTGAAGCGCTGGAATCAGATGGGTTAAAGCCTCAGCCGAAAAAAGCGATGGTCGGGGTTTAG